One window of the Colias croceus chromosome 5, ilColCroc2.1 genome contains the following:
- the LOC123691890 gene encoding uncharacterized protein LOC123691890: MTKSKPIKSKVLKEGEFVPPDGGWGWMIIFAAGFSNLSALPILQQFGLLFRDKFARIGITSSQTTTIINMNSALTSCVGLANGPVFKTFSYRQVSLTGAIVVFIALLLTTFSYNFTTYLISFSILYGAGYGISSSANALALNTYWKNRRRLATGLSWTTTGLGPMLWPHIITALFAYFGETGAVLILAGFALHAVAGALLLQPVEWHAKPPNNNDEERLLSSDQPTTQLINEKKSDESGYFSQVSKIKNLSVFSSQYLYNEDDPVNTGYEITDPGVPMMLRANDGYFSQSRQSRSRLSSRETSAKTSRLNSKKPSMSNLLENRSRKSSTLYLNESKKNSSANLGLLVQERESKVIVKQKRKTSITLGTQIPESEIEDCPSLKAPQDLKAEEKAVVEKIDPLKAKYIADRAEKHMAGAKSLKSFKMDGQYGESYQKNNHSNISFKNQEESEDKKYLRDNHSNQSNKSKTRRKSNNFNYESEVLKQASLKLEQYLKETEDENEAEQSKFITNNNETNGKILEEEEENEDDPLENLTFCEKVAMFFDLDLLKDFTFINLMLGITLANFNELNFSILTPFILGDYGMTKSQIAFFMSLLAGVDICIRFCIPFVAGKIGWDNNSFFLLGVMSMAMGRVVLAYCQDYTVVLLVAVMIGFGKGLRTVFMALVIPTHVPLHKLPGATGIQLLTAGMVYLSLGPVVGWIKDNTTTAVTLHCLNIFTWLTAISWGLEKYYIMRKQNAIDAEAVKSMTRNVNIASIYLTMARPNKVPPDGGYGWVVTFAYALNNVVVLPLIAGFGLIFQEAFADTGMSATQGTLIIIFNHGNGMLLSFFGGPVLRRFGYRKVAVAGAIFVSVGLMLTAVSTNFWLFFISYSIINSMGVAAVMAAFSLAINSFFRQKRGRAIGVGMSITGLGAIYTPLVMSVLMYAYGWRYAVLILGAICLHSLLAACLLRPAKWYLIDPPQSEEEEPLNKESAVELINGSITASKEIGIHSLPHLEQQNENGDLPSKSTSMHALTNGNSFHDRNAVSHPDIRKNSPEPPLAESKYKWWESQEINLGSSINIFRETEIVKEKEVKHELNKENKTHFKKFVDFFDLTLLSDPVFVNILIGLSFASCVETNFSLLFPIILKDMLQFETSEIAQIMAIIGFSDTLFRLLSPFIGEWCNKPPRIMYMVSLLVIIFTRTIMLFTNSFIGMVLVALAIGITKGVRTVYMNIIIPSYVPLERLPFASGIQMFFNGIVIITIGSFLGRIRDASGSYRAPIVVLNFVTFLTVILWCAEFLYFRMKSNKTGQSNE, encoded by the exons ATGACTAAGTCAAAACCCATCAAATCGAAGGTTTTAAAGGAAGGCGAATTCGTGCCTCCTGATGGAGGATGGGGATGGATGATCATATTTGCAGCTGGATTTTCTAAT CTATCTGCGTTACCGATTCTCCAGCAATTCGGGCTATTGTTTCGGGACAAATTCGCTCGTATCGGCATCACCAGCTCTCAGACGACGACCATTATCAACATGAATTCCGCTCTGACGTCTTGCGTCG ggTTAGCAAACGGTCCTGTTTTCAAAACATTCAGCTATCGCCAAGTGTCGCTTACTGGAGCAATTGTAGTGTTCATAGCTCTACTTTTGACGACATTTTCTTACAACTTCACCACTTATCTTATCAGCTTTTCAATACTATACG GTGCTGGTTATGGTATAAGCAGCTCTGCCAATGCACTAGCCCTTAATACTTATTGGAAAAATCGAAGAAGATTAGCAACCGGCCTGTCATGGACTACAACTGGGCTCGGTCCGATGTTATGGCCTCATATTATCACAGCACTATTTGCCTATTTTGGCGAAACAGGCGCTGTACTTATTTTAGCCGGATTTGCTTTACACGCTGTGGCTGGAGCCCTTTTATTACAACCTGTGGAATGGCACGCTAAACCACCAAACAATAATGACGAAGAAAGACTTCTGTCCTCAGATCAACCCACTAcccaattaataaatgaaaagaaGAGCGATGAAAGTGGATATTTTAGCCAAGTGTCGAAGATAAAAAATCTCAGTGTATTCTCTAGCCAATACCTTTATAATGAAGATGATCCAGTAAATACTGGATACGAAATCACAGATCCTGGAGTTCCTATGATGTTGCGAGCGAATGATGGATATTTCAGTCAATCCCGCCAATCAAGAAGCAGATTATCATCAAGAGAAACTTCTGCTAAAACATCGCgattaaattctaaaaaacCATCAATGTCAAATTTACTAGAAAACAGATCTAGAAAATCTTCAACACTTTATTTGAATGAATCTAAAAAAAACTCTTCCGCTAATTTAGGTCTCTTAGTACAAGAACGTGAGTCCAAAGTTATTGTCAAACAAAAACGTAAAACATCTATAACATTAGGAACACAAATTCCTGAGTCTGAAATAGAAGATTGTCCGTCTTTAAAGGCTCCTCAAGATCTTAAAGCTGAAGAAAAAGCAGTTGTTGAAAAAATTGATCCGCTAAAAGCGAAATATATCGCTGACCGCGCTGAAAAACACATGGCGGGCGCGAAAAGCctgaaatcatttaaaatggATGGACAGTACGGTGAAAGCTATCAAAAGAATAACCAcagtaatatttcatttaaaaatcaagAAGAATCCGaggacaaaaaatatttacgtgATAATCACAGTAATCAGTCAAATAAATCAAAGACTAGAAGGAAGTCTAATAACTTCAATTACGAAAGCGAAGTTTTGAAACAAGCATCTTTGAAACTCGAACAATACCTAAAAGAAACTGAAGATGAAAACGAAGCTGAACAATCAAAGTTTATcactaataataatgaaaccAACGGAAAAATTCTTGAAGAGGAAGAGGAAAACGAAGACGACCCTTTGGAAAACCTAACATTTTGTGAAAAAGTTGCAATGTTCTTTGATTTAGACCTTTTAAAAGATTTCACATTCATCAATCTAATGCTTGGAATAACTTTAGCAAATTTTAacgaattaaatttttcaatacttACTCCGTTTATTTTAGGAGATTACGGAATGACAAAATCGCAAATAGCGTTCTTCATGTCACTTCTGGCTGGAGTTGATATTTGTATTCGCTTCTGCATACCTTTCGTTGCCGGCAAAATCGGTTGGGACAATAATTCGTTTTTCTTATTAGGGGTTATGTCAATGGCCATGGGAAGAGTtg tgTTAGCATATTGTCAAGATTATACCGTAGTACTTCTGGTGGCCGTTATGATTGGTTTCGGAAAGGGATTACGAACAGTTTTTATGGCCCTTGTTATCCCCACTCATGTTCCGCTCCATAAGCTTCCAGGCGCTACCGGTATACAACTGTTGACGGCTGGAATGGTTTACCTTAGTTTGGGTCCCGTTGTTG GTTGGATCAAAGACAACACGACGACTGCAGTGACATTGCATTGTTTGAACATTTTCACTTGGCTCACAGCCATCTCGTGGGGCttggaaaaatattacatCATGCGAAAGCAGAATGCGATCGATGCAGAAGCTGTCAAAtca ATGACCCG AAATGTGAATATTGCATCAATTTATCTTACAATGGCTCGACCTAATAAAGTGCCACCTGACGGAGGTTATGGCTGGGTGGTCACTTTTGCATACGCCCTTAACAAT GTGGTCGTTTTACCCCTCATAGCAGGGTTTGGTCTAATATTTCAAGAAGCATTTGCGGACACGGGTATGTCCGCTACACAGGGGAcacttataattatattcaatcaTGGCAACGGGATGCTCCTGTCGTTCTTTGGTGGCCCTGTTTTACGCCGATTTGGGTACAGAAAAGTTGCAGTGGCTGGAGCCATTTTTGTATCCGTCGGTTTGATGCTGACCGCGGTATCAACGAACTTTTGGCTATTCTTCATCTCCTACAGTATTATTAACT CCATGGGAGTTGCAGCAGTTATGGCAGCGTTTTCTTTAGCTATAAATTCATTCTTTAGACAGAAAAGAGGGCGTGCTATAGGGGTTGGGATGTCTATAACTGGACTTGGGGCTATTTATACACCATTAGTTATGAGTGTACTTATGTATGCCTATGGCTGGAGATATGCAGTTCTCATTTTGGGTGCAATATGTCTGCATTCTCTCCTAGCCGCGTGTCTACTCAGGCCAGCAAAATGGTACTTAATAGATCCTCCTCAATCTGAAGAAGAGGAACCCCTAAATAAAGAGTCTGCTGTTGAACTGATAAACGGCAGCATTACAGCCTCCAAAGAAATCG GAATACATTCCTTACCACATCTTGAGCAACAAAATGAAAATGGAGATCTACCATCGAAAAGTACGTCGATGCATGCTCTAACCAATGGCAATAGTTTTCATGATAGAAATGCAGTATCGCATCCAGATATTAGGAAGAATTCTCCTGAGCCACCTTTGGCGGAGTCAAAATATAAATGGTGGGAATCTCAAGAAATCAATTTGGGAAGCTCGATCAACATATTTCGAGAAACCGAAATTGTAAAAGAAAAGGAAGTTAAACACGAATTAAACAAGGAGAATAAGACACACTTCAAAAAGTTTGTCGATTTTTTTGATTTAACGTTACTCAGTGAtccagtatttgtgaatatacTAATAGGACTATCGTTTGCATCTTGCGTAGAAACAAACTTTTCACTTTTGTTTCCTATAATACTCAAAGACATGCTTCAATTTGAAACATCCGAAATTGCACAGATCATGGCTATCATTGGATTTTCGGATACACTCTTTAGACTGTTATCCCCTTTTATCGGGGAGTGGTGTAATAAGCCCCCAAGAATTATGTACATGGTTAGTTTACTAGTCATCATCTTTACAAGGACAA TAATGCTGTTTACAAATTCCTTTATTGGAATGGTGTTAGTAGCTCTGGCTATCGGAATTACCAAAGGAGTGAGAACAGTCTACATGAACATTATCATACCAAGCTATGTACCACTAGAACGGTTGCCATTCGCATCTGGTATTCAAATGTTCTTTAACGGCATTGTTATAATTACTATTGGATCCTTTTTAG GTCGAATACGTGATGCTTCAGGTTCATATAGAGCACCAATCGTTGTTCTCAATTTTGTTACGTTCCTGACTGTTATTCTCTGGTGCGCCGaatttttatacttcagaatgaaaagtaataaaacaGGACAATCAAATGAATGA
- the LOC123691711 gene encoding glucoamylase S2-like: MESMFNMGGQLCVTIFLLACFAWKAQAAVNCTSTGRFADPADTTCKNYSLCVYDSTTNTLLTYNYTCPTTSLFDPTTRVCTTNYVCPTNSTTNTTTTSVCTTDGFVADPSSTNCTTYIQCVDINGTFSETTLTCPNNTFYNPNTTLCEESYTCTTTQTVSCTSVGRIANTTDTTCQRYILCVAATNGTLLQYSYTCPTTSLFNPTTRVCTTNYTCPN, from the exons ATGGAGTCGATGTTCAATATGGGTGGACAACTTTGTGTTACAATTTTCCta CTTGCTTGTTTTGCGTGGAAGGCTCAAGCAGCCGTGAACTGTACGTCCACTGGTCGATTCGCAGATCCAGCCGACACTACATGCAAGAATTACAGTCTTTGTGTATATGACAGTACCACGAACACGCTCCTGACTTACAACTACACGTGCCCTACAACCTCCTTGTTCGACCCAACTACCAGGGTTTGTACCACTAATTATGTCTGCCCTACAAATTCCACTACAAATACCACCACGACATCGGTCTGCACAACTGATGGTTTCGTTGCCGATCCGAGCTCAACGAACTGCACTACGTATATACAATGTGTGGACATTAACGGGACGTTCAGCGAAACTACATTAACATGTCCAAATAATACGTTTTATAATCCAAATACGACATTATGTGAAGAGAGTTATACGTGTACTACTACTCAAACGGTATCTTGTACTTCAGTTGGGAGAATAGCTAATACCACGGACACAACTTGCCAGAGATATATTCTGTGTGTTGCGGCAACAAATGGGACCTTATTGCAATATTCTTACACATGTCCTACGACATCTTTATTCAATCCGACCACTCGAGTCTGCACAACTAACTACACTTGTCCTAAttag
- the LOC123691710 gene encoding uncharacterized protein LOC123691710: MATLSAVPVLLVAIFARCSCEPTIDHTYHNRNEASQFGELLRPPPPPPLPIIPVPFHGGAGRSQQQNVDFGYQYQIPSPPQPPLPPISPPSDFKFPAPFYKQYNFNFVPPPHPFTTTPSPTIFQKVSQWLFPSQQTSDDANVNYHIPQVQKNCNPCNLAPWIPVIRYDLSAKNQRENIKQTYGSPIPTASSNVYNTIQNVPQRFNKQTSDQSPFTTDGSHATYGLPQQVYKESFSTISSTYGPPSPTHTVTIPHESSLSTHSLSSNNPFVTSSYEVSSNSFGSSSSFRNPSSSYGVPSSSYVPSSSIFVTQQPPTSTSSISHYQINNQIPDHSNYISTLKPSTEFELPKVESPTGFKNSYGEPIVNTYALDIPYSITGAESLKIKTEVLPDSKPIYQNTNSTIALANPAPFSLNRGRHIHTLQPVALPNLSVSPLPPIFNARPFRRLPLNNLSNNIKEINNIEQHLNNVNIAKSIPIAEFVHSIEYPHTVIQSPIIDIDTSKTNQTKSYRNIPNSFVVDDNHDITPQASEDHVSASKTNSDSSFESTGVDYANDLYDTILPSELKQPFSVPSNHRPVFADLRGFKDEDIDKYRTESNLQHIDSPLLYLKPSAPHKNFANFVTSSTPRNKKEYEIYDEIPTTETPQDSTLTSAWDESRNYFSQEISPAKKEQNINRSKVVQIIVPYTSGHQDNDNYYDLKEWSLASEKEAQPRKVYTKTETNILNASTESYESFMSTTEVPTSTVTEYYNSDPFNTPPVNDFYDVKEPPFDIIKLQHTIDDWTQQEYSKDFRAPAKSRSNEKYSKQIPDDFLTTLSPITSMPTDANTYNYDIYDHEGSSSIQYVVRENKSSISPKPFKQYNTIERTKTNHQSEKSKESHDDYKPHIYTAASKFRKATTTPPPWGYIQTSISPLTKEKVYVVTSKPWREKSNSSNEYEYNKEVRSQSSESDESYDKLPFKSPRFSNRPAFGDQTYLFSKGWHQTINNLENRMFTENNSFESNSDGNEEEEEPKNVETQR; the protein is encoded by the exons ATGGCGACGCTATCG GCCGTTCCAGTGTTACTAGTCGCCATATTTGCAAGATGCAGCTGCGAACCAACAATTGACCACACATACCATAACAGAAACGAAGCATCACAGTTTGGAGAATTATTGAGGCCGCCTCCGCCTCCGCCATTACCCATTATTCCTGTGCCATTCCACGGAGGAGCAGGACGGTCGCAGCAACAAAACGTTGACTTCGGCTACCAGTATCAAATACCTTCACCACCTCAACCTCCCTTACCACCTATTTCTCCACCTAGTGATTTTAAGTTTCCCGCACCATTTTACAAACAGtacaatttcaattttgttcCTCCTCCGCATCCTTTTACAACTACTCCATCGCCAACTATTTTCCAAAAAGTATCACAATGGCTTTTTCCCTCGCAGCAGACTTCCGATGACGCAAATGTTAATTATCACATACCGCAAgttcaaaaaaattgcaatcCTTGTAATTTAGCACCATGGATACCTGTAATTAGATACGACTTGTCAGCTAAAAATCAAAGagaaaatatcaaacaaacaTATGGGTCACCCATTCCAACGGCTTCCTCTAATGTGTATAATACAATTCAAAATGTGCCTCAAAGATTTAACAAGCAGACGTCGGATCAGTCACCATTTACTACTGATGGTTCGCATGCCACTTATGGGCTACCTCAACAAGTATACAAAGAAAGCTTCAGTACTATAAGCTCAACCTATGGACCTCCAAGCCCAACTCACACTGTCACAATACCACATGAATCTTCTTTAAGTACACATTCTCTTTCAAGTAACAATCCATTTGTAACGTCTTCGTACGAAGTATCAAGTAATTCTTTTGGTTCTAGTTCTTCTTTCCGAAATCCGAGTTCGTCATACGGTGTACCGAGTTCATCATATGTTCCAAGTTCTTCGATATTTGTAACTCAACAACCTCCTACTTCTACATCAAGTATTTCTCACTATCagataaataatcaaataccGGATCatagtaattatattagtaCACTTAAACCATCAACTGAATTTGAATTACCTAAAGTGGAATCGCCTACCGGTTTTAAAAACTCATATGGAGAACCTATAGTTAATACATATGCTTTAGATATTCCATATTCAATCACTGGTGCtgaatcattaaaaattaaaacagaaGTTTTACCGGATAGCAAGCCCATTTACCAAAATACTAATTCCACGATAGCTCTAGCTAATCCAGCACCCTTTAGCTTAAATAGAGGTAGGCACATACACACACTACAACCGGTTGCATTACCAAATTTAAGTGTGTCACCTTTACCACCTATTTTTAATGCACGACCATTTAGACGTTTACcgctaaataatttatcaaacaatattaaagaaataaataatatcgaaCAACATTTGAATAACGTAAACATTGCTAAAAGTATTCCCATTGCTGAATTTGTACATTCTATAGAATATCCACATACTGTCATTCAGTCACctattattgatattgataCTTCCAAAACAAATCAGACAAAGTCGTATAGAAATATTCCAAATAGTTTTGTTGTTGATGATAATCATGATATTACTCCACAAGCTTCGGAAGACCACGTTTCAGCATCAAAAACGAATTCCGATTCTAGTTTTGAAAGTACTGGAGTGGACTATGCAAATGATTTATATGATACTATACTACCATCAGAATTAAAACAACCATTCAGTGTTCCATCTAATCACAGGCCAGTGTTTGCTGATTTAAGAGGATTCAAAGATGAAGATATTGATAAATATCGCACGGAGAGTAATTTACAGCACATTGATTCACCATTACTATATCTAAAGCCTAGTGCTCCTCACAAAAATTTTGCCAACTTTGTTACTTCTTCTACCcctagaaataaaaaagaatatgAAATATACGATGAAATCCCAACCACGGAAACACCACAAGATTCAACATTAACAAGTGCTTGGGATGAAAGCAGGAATTACTTTTCACAAGAAATCTCACCTGCAAAAAAGGAACAAAACATCAACAGGTCTAAAGTTGTGCAAATAATTGTTCCATACACAAGCGGGCATCAAGACaacgataattattatgatcttAAAGAGTGGTCGCTAGCTTCAGAAAAAGAAGCCCAACCTAGAAAGGTCTATACTAAAAccgaaacaaatattttaaatgcaagTACGGAAAGTTACGAAAGTTTTATGTCAACTACTGAAGTACCAACATCTACTGtaacagaatattataattcagATCCCTTTAACACGCCTCCAGTAAATGATTTCTATGATGTCAAGGAACCCCCATTCGACATTATAAAGTTACAACATACCATTGATGATTGGACACAACAAGAATATTCTAAAGACTTCAGGGCCCCAGCAAAATCAAGGTCTAATGAAAAGTACTCGAAACAAATTCCTGATGATTTTTTGACAACGTTAAGCCCGATAACAAGCATGCCTACAGATGCTAATACTTATAATTACGATATTTACGACCACGAAGGTTCCAGTAGCATACAATACGTGGTTAGGGAAAATAAGAGCAGCATTTCACCGAAACCGTTTAagcaatacaatacaattgaACGCACTAAAACAAATCATCAAAGTGAGAAGAGCAAAGAATCACATGATGATTATAAACCTCACATTTACACTGCTGCATCAAAGTTTAGAAAGGCAACAACCACTCCTCCACCGTGGGgttatatacaaacatctaTATCTCCtttaacaaaagaaaaagtaTATGTAGTAACATCTAAACCATGGCGGGAGAAATCCAATTCCTCAAATGAGTATGAATACAATAAGGAAGTAAGATCTCAATCATCTGAAAGTGATGAATCCTACGATAAATTACCATTTAAATCACCTCGTTTCTCCAATCGTCCTGCTTTTGGGGATCAAACATACCTCTTTTCAAAAGGATGGCATCAAACTA TTAACAACTTGGAGAATCGAATGTTTActgaaaataattcatttgaaaGCAATTCTGACGGCAATGAG GAAGAAGAGGAACCAAAAAATGTAGAGACCCAAAGATAA